AGGCTGGAAGACCATTTTCAATTGCTTTTTTGGTTGCTGTTGAGCTGTTTAGTGTTATCTTAATAATCTTTGTTTTAGGGATTTTGGAAATATTCTCTATTCCTTCACTTAAGAATCCATTTTCTTTGAGAAGCTTATCTTCGGTATCTTTTTCTGCGTTGTTATAAATGTGGTCGTCAGTATtctttattatgatgatgatccTTTTTGCTCTGATTTTAGGGGAAGTAAGGGCTGGAAATTTCCGTTTTTGAGTGTGTCCAAGTTGGAAGGCAAGAAAATTTTGTCTGCGTCATTGTCCGATCTGGTTAGCACAATGATCGAGTCTGAGGTTGTGATAATCCGGGTAGCGTATATGAGTTGTTCTGACAGGATTCTTAGCAGCTGGATCTTGGTTGCTCCCGAGAGGTGAGggtgcttatatatatatatatatatatattgtatgatATACAATACCCAACCAACAATTTATAACAAGAATACATTTACACACTCACGGAAACATATCTCgaacaaatgaaatataaaacctTACAATTATATATCCCAGACCAGTACATACAAATATGAAATAGTAAACACATTGGCAAGGAAAAGTACACACACCTTAAATGAACTGCATAAAATAATATGCCTATTTGTacataggaaaggaaataaatatatagtaaacaaattaattatacaAAGAACAAGGAGTAAAAAGCAACTAAAGGGTTAAGGACACGCCCACATAATTAGACCCGATCGGTGGACAGTGCCGCGTCGCCAGACTAAGAAGTGACGTGGGCACGTGGCATAGACATCACTCACGGCCACACCCACTGAAAACTGTCCCACCGAGCGAACCAGCCCGTCTGGATAAAACCCAACATCAaatctcgagagagagagagagagagagagagagagagagagagagagagagagagagagagagagagagagagagagagagagagagacagagatcaCTGTGCGACTGTCGCACACATCAACCAGGTACTGCAAACCATAGTTTCATGGGGCATCGAGTTGCATCCGGCGCGTCTCACATCTCCTCGACTCCCAGGGAATCTCCACCCTATATGCAGCTCAAGTCCGCCCCCTTATGGAGTATGCCCCTCTCACCTGGTTGTCCTGCCCCCCCTCATACTTAAGCCTTCTAGACAAGATCCAGCATCGAGCACAACGCCTGATACGTCTAAAGGCCCCGCCAGACCAGCCGTCCCCTACCATGCAGCCTCTTCAGCAGCGTCGTGATGTGGCAGGGTTGTGTGTCATCTTCAAGACACATAAGCAAGGCGCCCCGCACCTGACTGCACTCCGCCAGCCCTGGGCGCAGCCACATGGCCACACCACCAGAGCTGCCACATCCAGGGTTCACCAACTCGTCGTCCCTTTTGCTAGGACGGAgaccttccttcgctccttccttccacgttaTACGCGAATGTGGAACCATCTGGTTATGCAGACACAGCTTCACTACACCACCTCCCTACACACCTTTAAGTCTGCTGCCAATGCATGGATTAAACAACCATAGCATGTAAATAGCACATGTACTGTACGTGTCTGTATAATTGGTAATttagttttgcatattttagttgttccatgtatttaattccatgtcaagagagagagagagagagagagagagagagagagagagagagagagagagagagagatcgggggGGGATTAATgtggacacacacaaaaaaaaaaaaaaaaaaaaaaaacatacacaagaAAACAGGTTTTAAAAGTATGAGAAGAGGCGAGGGCAGTAGTGAGCGGGCAGGCAACACGGCAGAATGGAAGGctccctcatcctttccttgTGCTTTCTGGGGCTGGTGTTCACCGCCGCCACAGGTTCGAAAGCGCGCTACTGTGTCATAATACTGGAATAATATTCTTTTGTATAGTGTCAAAAAATTGTCCAGAATGGTATGACATCTCGTTCACACATTTTGTTTTCCTGGCAGGTGCGAGTCGTATTGTGTTTCCTGTTAGTGTGACTCTAAAGGAAGGGGACACCTGTACCTTGCATTCAGGTGAGCCAGGCAGGTGTGTGGACATCCGTCACTGTGACTATACTGACGTGAACTTTCGCCAAAATCAACCTGTCAGGTGTGGCTTTAACGGCATATTTCCTATCGTCTGCTGTCCCACTACCTCGGGTGAGTACGATGGAGAATGTGTGGTGTAGTAGAGAAAGGCAAGgcgagaggcagggaggagaagggTTTCCTCATTAGTGTGTGGGCAGGGGGATGAAGGAATGCGTGAAGGAATGTTCCAAGTGAAATGGTGACAATATCAATAAGAACAAATATTGAGTGTCTGAAGACCTTTATCATACATAATTCGTGAGAGAAATTGGCTATGTTTGTGAAGTAACAAGAAGAAAGGCACGTCtaaaatttttcttgtttagttgactgtaaaaaaaaatgacaataattcttgtttttctttaaagagAATACTTGATCTGAATTTAAGTCCCTTTCTACATGTATCATAACTGGTCAAAACACATATATGTAATGaaaattttcattctctctctctctctctctctctctctctctctctctctctctctcatatcactcTACATTTTAAATCTCTCCAGGCAAAGGTCCCCAACCCATCACAGATATAGCTCCGCCTAAGGTCGAATTCGGTAAGTAGTCATAGAACATAAATgtcattcttcatatatatgtatgattctctaaaaacataaaatataatCGTTATGATAGCTACTGGACTTATTTACAGATTGtacaaaaaatgaaattaatttTCATTTGACGGTGAAAAAACCTATTGGCTTTTCGACCTTGGGATATCGGCCGCAAGGCGCCGCCGGGTCTGTCGAAGCAAAGAAGCACGCATGGCCTTGGATGGTAAGTAAATTGAGTGATTATCATTTGAGGTTAAAACCCGAAAATATTTACAGCATGGCAGATGAAATGGTTGCATTTTCCTCACAGGCGATTGTTGGTAAACGACAGGGCAACAATATTAAATGGGTCTGTGGAGGAGCACTGATCAACGAACATTGGGTGCTGACTGCCTTTCACTGCCAATTCGAGTAAGTAAACACACTGATGCACAAATCACATGGAACAACAATacatagaaacaaaaatagctCTTAATGCACCCAAACTCAACATCGACACTTTCCAGAGGGCCAGACGTGGTCCGTCTTGGTGAACATGACCACCAAGACACTAACGATGGGGCAATTCACCAAGACTTTGGTGTGGCAGAGACGGTTATGTATCCTGGGTATACCTATCCGGAGGGCTACCATGATCTGGCTCTGTTTAGGCTGTCTTCGAGAACACacatacaggtgtgtgtgtgtgtgtgtgtgtgtgtgtgtgtgtgtgtgtgtgtgtgtgtgtgtgtgtgtgtgtgtgtgtgtgtgtgtgtgtgtgtgaatagaatagaatataatagaatagaataaaatataatatttaTTAGAATGTTCAGACTTTACAagtaaagtatggagcacagttCCGTAGTAAACAAAcagtaacaagaataacaataagaataacaataagaataatgaaggaCATACAATGTttctaaacaaaaaataacaaaacgagATAAAACAGCGTCAATAATCCACCATACTGATCATTTACCTAAACTTACTCATTACTGACCTTGTAAACACAGATAACTTTGTGAGAATATCTAAATTTGTATTTTGCAACAACTCAGCAAACTTAAATATTGTTGGTCTGACGGTGTAATAACTTGGTACATACATATCTCTCCACCTTATAAAATCTTCATTTGAACATTTAAGTAACACATGA
The window above is part of the Portunus trituberculatus isolate SZX2019 chromosome 38, ASM1759143v1, whole genome shotgun sequence genome. Proteins encoded here:
- the LOC123514996 gene encoding clotting factor G beta subunit-like yields the protein MEGSLILSLCFLGLVFTAATGASRIVFPVSVTLKEGDTCTLHSGEPGRCVDIRHCDYTDVNFRQNQPVRCGFNGIFPIVCCPTTSGKGPQPITDIAPPKVEFDCTKNEINFHLTVKKPIGFSTLGYRPQGAAGSVEAKKHAWPWMAIVGKRQGNNIKWVCGGALINEHWVLTAFHCQFEGPDVVRLGEHDHQDTNDGAIHQDFGVAETVMYPGYTYPEGYHDLALFRLSSRTHIQDNIIPVCLPWGVESEVNITGHTATLTGYGDTTFGGLPTTFLQQVNVTVFLSSKCDTSYSTLPSYSTDWPRGIGEETLCAGDLEGGKDACQGDSGGPLVTRDFRGRFVLAGIVMQGNGCGNKDFPGLYVNMRYPPYLAWVKNVAF